From the Prunus dulcis chromosome 4, ALMONDv2, whole genome shotgun sequence genome, one window contains:
- the LOC117625699 gene encoding receptor-like protein 2, giving the protein MAHAFLLFLLFPYIITTNIHACKQTERSSLLSFAFTLSSPPLNWTSIDCCRWKGITCDQDGWVTRLLLPSKGLKGGISPSSLANLTHLTHLNLSHNSLYGSLETQFFLSLNQLEILDLSYNHLSGQLPLSLPSINIRTVDLSSNHFFGAIPSSFFQQASNLTSFNVSNNTFTGYVPSSICLQHSSPFLRLLDFSSNLFSGNLAPGLGKCSKLQIFRAGHNNLSGLFPEDIYNATRLEEIALPLNSLHGAISDKIVNLTNLATLDLFYNHFDGELPLNLGKLSKLKFVTLDFNNLEGALPPSLMNCTNLVELRLESNNLEGDISMLDFSRLSQLTKLDLRKNNFTGTIPKSLYSCRSLKAIGLFGNHLEGQIEIEILSLKSLSFLSLGYNRFTNLTGAMKILMSCKSLHALLLSGSFVGEGMPSDDDMVDFHGFQNLRLLGLSYSNLTGQIPMWLSKLKNLEILFLGFNQITGPIPSWLGNLPRLFFISLPNNRLSGEFPQQLCQLPRLLYEPNIASQVEEYEFELPVAGSSVSINSNQQFPQQLLPQQILYFLPGWIVLSNNSISGYIPAEIGQLQGLRKLALNSNNFSGIIPDQISNLKNLEVLDLSTNHLSGIIPSSLASLNFLKEFNASYNNLEGPIPTGTQLQSFNASAFEGNPKLCGAPLPNKCRPIVDMDVDNKNNKDEGNGHHQLPWFYMFVALGFIVGFWGVCGSLVINKTWRYTYFQFINNLQDRLYVMIS; this is encoded by the coding sequence ATGGCTCATgccttccttctcttcctcttattCCCTTACATTATAACTACAAATATTCATGCCTGCAAACAAACTGAACGCAGCTCCCTTCTGTCCTTTGCCttcactctctcttctcctcctttAAATTGGACATCCATTGATTGCTGTCGTTGGAAGGGCATCACTTGTGATCAAGATGGTTGGGTCACCCGTTTGCTCTTGCCATCCAAAGGGCTCAAAGGAGGTATCTCTCCCTCTTCACTTGCAAATCTCACGCATCTTACCCACTTGAACCTTTCCCACAATTCACTATATGGTTCACTTGAAACTCAGTTCTTCTTGTCTTTGAATCAACTTGAGATCCTGGATTTGAGCTATAACCATCTTTCTGGACAGCTACCACTTTCTCTACCATCCATTAATATCCGGACAGTTGATTTGTCCAGCAATCACTTCTTTGGTGCAATTCCATCTTCATTCTTCCAACAAGCAAGCAACTTGACTAGTTTCAATGTCAGCAACAATACTTTCACAGGGTATGTCCCATCCTCTATTTGTCTCCAACATTCTTCTCCCTTCCTTAggctattggatttttcttccaatttattCAGCGGCAACCTTGCTCCTGGGTTAGGGAAGTGTTCCAAACTGCAGATTTTTCGTGCCGGTCACAATAACCTCTCGGGATTATTTCCAGAAGACATTTATAATGCTACCAGACTTGAAGAAATTGCATTGCCTCTCAATTCACTACATGGAGCCATTAGTGATAAAATTGTCAACCTCACTAACCTTGCAACCCTTGATCTCTTCTATAATCATTTTGACGGCGAGCTTCCTCTCAATTTGGGGAAGCTATCTAAGTTGAAGTTTGTGACCCTTGATTTCAACAATTTAGAAGGTGCTTTGCCCCCATCTTTGATGAATTGCACAAACCTTGTAGAATTGCGTTTGGAATCCAACAACTTGGAAGGAGATATCTCCATGCTTGATTTTTCCAGACTTAGTCAACTTACTAAACTTGACCTAAGGAAGAATAACTTCACTGGTACAATTCCAAAAAGCCTTTATTCGTGTAGGTCCCTAAAAGCCATTGGATTGTTTGGAAATCATCTAGAGGGACAAATAGAAATTGAGATTCTTTCATTGAAATCCTTATCCTTCCTCTCTCTTGGTTACAACCGATTCACCAACCTCACAGGGGCAATGAAGATATTGATGAGTTGCAAAAGTCTTCACGCACTCTTGCTTAGTGGTTCCTTTGTGGGTGAGGGAATGCCATCTGATGATGACATGGTTGATTTTCATGGCTTCCAAAATCTTCGGTTGTTGGGTTTGTCTTATTCTAACCTCACTGGTCAAATACCTATGTGGTTATCAAAGCTCAAGAATCTAGAGATCTTGTTTCTGGGTTTTAATCAAATCACAGGGCCAATTCCAAGTTGGTTGGGGAATCTTCCTAGGCTGTTTTTTATCAGCTTGCCAAACAACCGACTTTCAGGTGAATTTCCACAGCAACTTTGTCAACTACCAAGGTTGCTTTATGAACCTAATATTGCATCTCAAGTAGAAGAATATGAATTTGAACTTCCTGTTGCCGGCAGCAGCGTCAGCATAAACTCAAATCAACAATTTCCACAGCAACTTTTACCACAGCaaatattgtattttttaCCAGGATGGATAGTCCTATCTAACAATAGCATTAGTGGTTATATACCTGCTGAGATAGGCCAATTGCAGGGTCTCCGCAAGCTGGCTCTTAACTCCAACAACTTCTCTGGCATCATTCCAGACCAAATATCTAACCTAAAAAATTTAGAGGTTTTGGACCTCTCCACGAATCACTTGTCTGGAATAATCCCATCATCATTGGCGAGTCTTAATTTCTTGAAAGAATTTAATGCCTCGTACAATAATCTTGAAGGACCAATACCAACAGGCACCCAGCTCCAAAGCTTCAACGCTTCTGCCTTTGAGGGGAATCCAAAACTTTGTGGTGCCCCACTTCCAAATAAGTGCAGACCAATTGTGGACATGGATGTAGataacaagaacaacaaagacGAGGGCAATGggcatcatcaacttccatgGTTTTACATGTTCGTTGCGTTGGGGTTCATAGTAGGATTTTGGGGAGTTTGTGGTTCTTTAGTTATTAACAAGACATGGAGATATACATATTTTCAATTCATAAACAATCTACAAGATAGGCTCTATGTGATGATAAGTTGA
- the LOC117625821 gene encoding probable leucine-rich repeat receptor-like protein kinase At5g49770 → MGGTRAVHVFSMLVLISFFVIAAEGAIEDYAPMKILMDEWDIRPPSWVGSDPCVGGWEGIECTNSRITSIALADMGLTGRLPSDIELLSELEILNLSFNKGLKGLLPESIGKLTKLVYLNLVGCSFFGRIPDTIGSLKQLSYLSLKNNSFNGLIPPSIGNLTNLFFLDLSDNKLVGSFPVSNRTAPGLDQLEKARHFHFQNNQLSGIIPPKLFSSQMKLIHVIFDRNNLTGSIPSTLGLVQSLQAVRLDRNSLNGSVPSNLKNLSKIAELHLSNNQLTGPVPNLTNLNSLSYVDMSNNTFDVSDVPSWFSTLLNLTTLMMENTRLQGEVPQALFSNYNLETLILRNNKINGLLDLETISGNHLQLIDMEKNFITDLKPSAGGSNYTLILVDNPICEGTNMANNYCIVSPSNSSNLIPPSNCASVACSLGQVSSPNCKCAYPYTGTLVFIFVSFSNLGNFSYYTTLQDSLVRTFRSYNLPVESVALGYPTFGSSYHLELFIQVFPSGQDRFNQTGASAIASVISNQTLSRPGFFGPYSAVFPYGNSGGGGSKKGLIIGAAVGGSVLLLLLALVGVYALQQKRTADEQWSRSIPLSGISNSSASAPRLKGAISFSFEELQKYTNGFSEANDVGAGGYGKVYRGILPTGQMVAIKRAKRDSMQGGPEFTAEVELLSRVHHKNLVSLLGFCLEQGEQILVYEYVPNGDLLDSLSGKSGIRLDWLRRLKIILGAARGLAYLHEHANPPIIHRDIKSNNILLDKDLTAKVADFGLSKSMADSGTDHVTTQVKGTMGYLDPEYYMTQQLTEKSDVYSFGVVMLELITARRPIEQGKYIVRVVQMAMDKTKYLYNLLEVLDPHIGLGTELKGLEIFVDLAMSCVEESQDKRPRMGEVVKVIENITQLAALNNSTSNSASYEDGSGDDLLPSVQRSRP, encoded by the exons ATGGGTGGAACTCGAGCCGTTCATGTGTTTTCGATGCTTGTGTTAATCTCATTCTTTGTTATTGCAGCAGAGGGAGCCATTGAGGATT ATGCTCCTATGAAGATTCTCATGGATGAATGGGACATAAGACCTCCCAGTTGGGTGGGTTCAGATCCTTGTGTTGGTGGCTGGGAAGGTATTGAATGCACCAATTCACGTATAACCTCCAT AGCATTGGCAGATATGGGTTTGACAGGTCGGCTTCCAAGCGATATCGAGCTGTTATCTGAGTTAGAGATTCT GAATCTGTCTTTCAACAAGGGCCTGAAAGGACTACTTCCGGAATCAATTGGAAAATTGACGAAACTAGTATACTt AAACCTAGTTGGTTGCAGTTTCTTTGGCCGTATCCCAGACACAATAGGATCTCTAAAGCAGCTGTCTTATCT ATCTTTGAAGAACAATAGTTTCAATGGGCTGATTCCGCCTTCCATCGGTAATCTGACcaatcttttctttctggATCTTTCTGACAACAAACTTGTGGGATCCTTCCCAGTCTCTAACAGGACTGCACCTGGTCTTGATCAGTTAGAGAAAGCGAGGCACTT tcattttcaaaataatcagCTCTCAGGCATAATTCCACCAAAACTTTTCAGCTCACAGATGAAGCTGATACATGT GATTTTTGACAGAAATAATCTAACTGGCAGCATTCCTTCCACACTTGGACTTGTGCAGTCTCTGCAGGCAGT ACGCCTTGATAGGAATTCTTTAAATGGGTCCGTACCTTCAAACCTCAAAAATCTTTCTAAAATCGCTGAACT GCACTTGTCTAACAATCAGCTGACTGGCCCCGTGCCCAACCTTACTAACCTGAATAGCCTAAGCTATGT GGACATGAGCAACAATACTTTTGATGTATCAGATGTTCCTAGTTGGTTTTCAACATTGCTGAATTTGACGACATT AATGATGGAAAACACGCGACTTCAGGGAGAAGTACCTCAGGCTCTATTCAGCAATTACAATTTGGAGACACT GATACTGAGGAACAATAAGATCAATGGTTTATTGGATCTCGAAACCATTTCTGGCAACCATTTGCAACTGATTGATATGGAAAAGAACTTCATTACTGACCTTAAACCAAGTGCTGGAGGATCCAACTATACATTAAT ACTCGTTGATAATCCGATTTGTGAGGGAACAAACATGGCAAATAACTACTGCATTGTGTCTCcatcaaattcctcaaattTGATACCACCAAGTAACTGTGCCTCTGTTGCCTGTAGTCTGGGCCAGGTTTCTTCCCCCAACTGTAAATGTGCATATCCTTACACAGGAACTCTAGTCttcatatttgtttctttctccaaTTTGGGAAACTTTAGTTACTACACAACTCTTCAAGACTCGCTCGTAAGAACCTTTCGGTCCTATAACCTTCCTGTGGAATCAGTTGCTCTGGGTTATCCTACCTTTGGTTCATCTTATCACCTTGAACTGTTCATACAAGTCTTCCCATCTGGTCAAGATCGCTTCAATCAGACAGGAGCGTCAGCGATTGCTTCTGTAATTAGCAACCAGACTCTTTCGCGTCCAGGATTTTTTGGACCCTACTCTGCTGTTTTTCCTTATGGCAACTCAGGAGGAGGAG GATCAAAAAAAGGCTTGATAATTGGTGCAGCAGTTGGTGGTTCTGTGCTTCTGTTATTATTAGCCCTTGTAGGGGTTTATGCTCTCCAACAAAAGAGAACAGCAGATGAGCAATGGAGCAGATCAATCCCTTTG TCTGGGATTTCAAATAGCAGTGCCAGTGCTCCTCGGCTAAAAGGAGCAATATCATTCTCTTTTGAAGAACTTCAGAAATACACCAATGGTTTTTCAGAAGCCAATGATGTTGGAGCTGGTGGTTATGGAAAG GTGTATCGGGGAATTCTTCCAACAGGCCAAATGGTTGCCATTAAAAGAGCTAAAAGGGATTCTATGCAGGGAGGGCCTGAGTTCACAGCTGAGGTTGAGCTTCTATCAAGAGTACATCATAAGAATCTTGTCAGCCTTCTTGGTTTCTGTTTGGAGCAAGGGGAACAAATCTTGGTATATGAGTACGTTCCAAATGGTGATTTGTTGGATAGTCTTTCAG GGAAGTCAGGAATCAGGTTGGACTGGTTGAGGAGACTAAAAATAATTCTTGGTGCAGCAAGAGGTCTGGCCTATCTCCATGAACATGCAAACCCTCCGATTATACACCGAGACATTAAATCAAACAACATACTACTTGATAAAGATTTAACTGCAAAAGTTGCTGACTTTGGCCTCTCCAAGTCTATGGCTGATAGTGGAACTGATCATGTGACTACTCAAGTTAAAGGAACAATG GGCTACTTGGATCCTGAATATTACATGACTCAACAGTTGACGGAAAAGAGTGATGTTTATAGCTTCGGCGTGGTAATGTTGGAGCTGATAACTGCTAGAAGGCCAATAGAGCAAGGGAAGTATATAGTGAGAGTGGTACAGATGGCAATGGATAAGACAAAATATCTGTACAACCTTCTTGAAGTTCTTGACCCACATATTGGTTTGGGAACAGAGCTAAAAGGTTTAgaaatttttgttgatttggCAATGTCGTGCGTGGAAGAATCACAGGATAAAAGGCCTAGAATGGGGGAAGTGGTGAAAGTGATTGAGAACATAACACAGCTTGCTGCTTTGAACAACTCAACATCCAATTCAGCAAGTTATGAGGATGGGAGTGGTGATGATTTGCTACCATCTGTACAGCGGTCACGTCCTTGA